The DNA sequence CGCAGCAGACGGGTGTCGCGCATGGTTTTCCCTTCCCTGGATGAGGTGGGAGCGCTCCCATGACGGACATCAAGCCACTGTTGTCATTGACGCGTCAAGGGGTGGGACGGCACGCCGTTCCGGGCCCGCAGGGGCGTACGCCCGCGGGGCGCGGCCTCGGCGTGCCGCGCCCCGACGGTCGAACCCGTCGTTCGATCAGGTCAGCCCTTCCGGGGCAGCGCCCGGCGCACCAGCGGCCACGCCAGCAGCAGGACGACGACCGCGTAGACGGTCACCGAGAACGGTGTGTCCACCAGCCCCGCGACGCTGCCGTCGCTGATCTGCAGGGCGCGGCGGAGCTGCTGCTCGGCGGCCGGGCCGAGGATGACCCCGATCACGGCCGGCAGCACCGGCAGTCCGTAGCGCCGCATGCCGAAACCGATCAGACCGATGATCAGCAGGATCACCAGGTCGATCACCTCGCCGCCGACCGCGTACGCGCCCACCGCCGCGAAGAACATGATCCCCGCGTACAGGTACGGCCGCGGGATGCGCAGCAGCTTCGCCCACACCGGCGCCAGCGGCAGGTTCAGGGCGAGCAGCAGCACCATGCCGACGAACAGCGAGGCGATCAGGCCCCACACCAGGTCCGGTTCGCGCTCGAAGAGCAGCGGGCCGGGCTGGATGCCGTACTGCTGGAACGCCGCCAGCATCACCGCCGCGACCGCCGTGGTCGGCAGGCCGAGCGTCAGCATGGACACCAGGGTGCCCGCCGCCGAGGCCGACGCGGCCGACTCCGGGCCCGCGACGCCCTCGATGGCGCCCTTGCCCCACTCGTCCTTGTGCTTCGACAGCCGCTTCTCCGTGACGTACGACAGGAAGGTCGGGATCTCCGCGCCGCCCGCCGGGATGGCCCCGAAGGGGAAGCCGATGAACGGGCCGCGCGCCCAGGACTTCCAGGTGCGCCTCAGATCGGCGCGGCCCAGCCACGGCCGGCCCACCGGGATCGGCTCCGGCGGCCGGCGCCGCAGGTGCGCCGCGACCCACAGGGCCTCGCCGATGGCGAACAGGCCCACCGCGACGATCACCACGTCGATGCCGTCGGCGAGCTGGAGCGAGCCGAAGGTCAGCCGCTGCTGGCCGGTCATCTGGTCCAGGCCCACCAGACCGATCGTCAGACCGATCAGCAGTGAGGCCATGCCCCGGATCCGGGACGAGCCGAGCACGGACGTCACCGCGATGAACGCCAGCACCATGATGGCGAAGTAGTCCGGCGCGCCGATGTCCACCGCCAGGTCGGCCACCGTCGGGGCCAGCGCCACCAGCAGGATCGTGCCGACCATGCCGCCCGCGAAGTGCCCGACGGCGGCCGCCGCGAGCGCCTGGGCGCCGCGCCCGGACTTGGCCATGGGGTTGCCCTCCATGGCCGCGACCACGGCGGCGCTCTCACCGGGCGTGTTCAGCAGGATCGAGGTGGTGGACCCGCCGAACATCGCGCCGTAGTAGATCCCGGCGAACATGATGAACGCGCCGATCGGATCGAGCCCGTACGTCACCGGCAGCAGCAGCGCCACCGCCATCGCAGGGCCGATGCCGGGCAGCACCCCGATCGCCGTGCCGAGCAGCACGCCCACGGCGGCCCACAGCAGGTTGAGCGGGGTCAGGGCCGTACCGAAGCCGTCCATGAGGGAGTTGAGGGCGTTCATGTCACAGCACTCCCATCAGCGGACCGCCGGGCAGCGGCACTCCGAGCAGGTTGTTGAACACGGCGTAGGTGACCAGGGAGAGCACCGCCGCGATCAGCGGATCGCGGTCGAGTCTGCGGCTGCCGAGCGCGTGGGCCGCGCCCCAGAAGAGCAGCGCGCCCGCCACGGGGAAGCCGAGCGGCTCGATGAGCACGGCGGCGCCGAGGAACACCCCGGTCAGCAGCAGCACGGTGCGCCAGTCGGCGGGTTCGGACAGGTCGATGTCCTCGCCGCCCTCCGCCTGGCCCCGGCCGCCGCGCAGTACGTCGACCGCGAGCAGCGCGGCGACGACGAGCAGTCCGCCGCCGACGACGAGCGGCACGGTCCTCGGGCCGACGGGCCCGCGCTGGGCGATGTCGACGTCCATGGTGAGCGCGTCGGTCAGCACCAGCACGCCCAGGGCCAGCAGCAGGACGCAGACGCCGAGTTCGGAGTGGTCGCGCAGCCAGGAGCGCCGTCCGGCGGCGG is a window from the Streptomyces capillispiralis genome containing:
- a CDS encoding tripartite tricarboxylate transporter TctB family protein — its product is MTTPTPTPAAGTAPAPAAGRRSWLRDHSELGVCVLLLALGVLVLTDALTMDVDIAQRGPVGPRTVPLVVGGGLLVVAALLAVDVLRGGRGQAEGGEDIDLSEPADWRTVLLLTGVFLGAAVLIEPLGFPVAGALLFWGAAHALGSRRLDRDPLIAAVLSLVTYAVFNNLLGVPLPGGPLMGVL
- a CDS encoding tripartite tricarboxylate transporter permease; the protein is MNALNSLMDGFGTALTPLNLLWAAVGVLLGTAIGVLPGIGPAMAVALLLPVTYGLDPIGAFIMFAGIYYGAMFGGSTTSILLNTPGESAAVVAAMEGNPMAKSGRGAQALAAAAVGHFAGGMVGTILLVALAPTVADLAVDIGAPDYFAIMVLAFIAVTSVLGSSRIRGMASLLIGLTIGLVGLDQMTGQQRLTFGSLQLADGIDVVIVAVGLFAIGEALWVAAHLRRRPPEPIPVGRPWLGRADLRRTWKSWARGPFIGFPFGAIPAGGAEIPTFLSYVTEKRLSKHKDEWGKGAIEGVAGPESAASASAAGTLVSMLTLGLPTTAVAAVMLAAFQQYGIQPGPLLFEREPDLVWGLIASLFVGMVLLLALNLPLAPVWAKLLRIPRPYLYAGIMFFAAVGAYAVGGEVIDLVILLIIGLIGFGMRRYGLPVLPAVIGVILGPAAEQQLRRALQISDGSVAGLVDTPFSVTVYAVVVLLLAWPLVRRALPRKG